Sequence from the Cryptococcus neoformans var. grubii H99 chromosome 3, complete sequence genome:
CACCTTTATTCTGCGGATCCAGCTGCGAGAAGAACCCATCGCTTGTGGCCTTGGCCTGAGGAGTAACGTCCCACTGGGAGTTTTGAATAGACATTTGCCTAGATGGCGGGGCGTATGCCGAGTTGGCGGTGAATGACCTCGCAGGGGGGACAGGCGCGCTCGTCGCACCGATACTACCACCTGTACCTTGCTGTTGTAAAGGGGCGGCGCCGCCACCAGTGTACTGCTGCCTCAGCGGGGTAGCAGGGCCGGTATTGTTCCTCACCACCGGGCTGATTGGCGCTGGAGGCGGGGCTGGCCGGCCGCCGGAAGCAGTCTCGTATACGCCAGGGGGAAGAGTGGCGGGCAGAACGAGCGCGGGGTTTGCCATGCAGCTCTGTATGAGATGCATGCCAATGATAAAATCGGTCAAATCCAGAGAACCTCGTCCCTGGGTATCGGCCAAGTTCCTACGATAGAAAGTTAGGGCGTATCAGTTTATCTGCTGCGACACAACTTGCCAGATCTGTCCAAGCTTTTCATAGCTCAATCCACTCTTGATGAATATGTCCCTCGCCTTGTCGCCATTGACCAGACCGTTCGCAGGTCCGGCACCGGCAAAGAGCCTGGTGAATTTGGCTCGGTCGGCGGGGGTGAGTTGCGGCAAGGCGGATCCGGTGGTGTTCGCCGAGAGAGGTTGGACCGTGGGCTGAGCGGCGACGGGTGGTTTGGGACCCTGGTCGAACGCGGCGAGCGGCCCGGCTGCACAGTCAGTCATGCATTCAGTCGCGGTCGACTCACGCTTTGCAAGCAAGGTTTCTTCGACATTAGTGGCGCCGCCCTTCTGGAGCCAGCCAATCAAGCGGGCGGCCTTGTACCATCCGTCTCTTGTGAGGAATCCGTTGTTGTCCGGGTCAGCAACAGCCCATATCTCCCcgagggtggtggtggggaggTTTGAGGATGTGAGGAAAGGGTATGCGTCCTGGCCGGGGAGGATGCCGGTCTGGAGGATGTCAGGGGGGGCATGGTGTGTGCAGACTCACGTTGTCCTTGTCCACAAAGGCGAACAGCTGATCGTAGTACTGTGTCTCCTGGGGGGCTGCGGCATGAGCGGGCGCCGTGCGGGGGGGACTTACAGTATGCTGGGGCCATAATGAGCAGTGGGTGAATGCAACACAGTCCAGCAGCGATACATAACCACCGCAGCGACGTCACCGCCAGCCCGCTAGTAGTGTTACGTAAACAACCTCCACTCTCTTCCAGGCGACCAAAGCGACTATTTCAGAACAATTCTCTTATGGAACAGCCTCTATAACCCTTCTGCGATGACAGCCGCCCTCTCCCCCGGCGTATCCACGTGGACCGCCCCCACATGGTTCCGGGCCTTCTACAGCACGTTCCCCCTCGTCGTCCACCCGCAGGACGACCAGCTCGAATGGAAGGCCCACGCGAAACAGCTCCCCCCGCAATCCACCGTCCTCTGGATCCACCCCGCTTCCTCTCACCCCCACCCCCACCACCGCCCATGGCTCTCCTCCaacccctcctccctccgcacccagctcctcttcctccttcgccaTACCGCGTCCCAGCCGCCGGTCGTCTTTAAAGAATGGCCTACCGAGTCTTCTGCTCCAAACGGCACTTTACCGGCACTGCATATCCCGAGCCAGGAGCGGTTGCTGCCTACAGACGACATAAGGGGCTGGCTGGAAGCTACTTATCCCCTTGATGAGAGGCATAAAGAGTGAGTCGACGATCTTGTTTTCACTAGTCATTACCACTAACATTCAACCAGGTGGCAAGGTCTTCCATCACAAGAAAGCTACGACAAAGCCCTCGCCCTTTCCcagctcatcctcacccatctccttcccgcATACCtcgcttctcttccctctccttcctcctcccgaatccctttccacctccatttcccaattccccctcctctctaTGCAGGCCTCACCACCCCTCTTCCTGCAAGTCTCACGGGCGACAGGCGCGATATCGATATAGATGAAGTCCTGAGAAAGGGACAGGAAGCCGTAGATGTTGTGGATGGTTTGTTGcgagaggatggatgggCGCTGGGAGCAAAGAGGCCGACAAGTTTGGATGCGCTTGTGGCTTCGCATCTTTTTGTGCTTTTCACGCTACCAGAAGATTCGTTTTTGAGAAGAGTTGTGCAAGGGAAGCAAGGAGTGGAAAGGTATATCGAGAGGGTCCTGGATTATgccgagaagagaagggtgtAACCGTATTTTTTGGGGGTGATATGGAGACTGCGTTTTTTCATTTCTGTCTTTCTAGTTTACACATCAATCTAGGCAAACTTCAGTATCATTTACTCATTAATCAGAGAGTAAGCACACGATCTAACCACATCAGCAAAAACTTTTCTCCATTACGACCAGTCACTGTCGTCCTCCATATAACAATCACCATGATCATCGTGCTCTTGCGGCCCTCTTATTTTCATAAAACTTGTTTTGGAGAGGGGGTTCACTGGAAGTTGAATGAAACGAGAAGGGCATCCTAGACCGTCGGTGGATGTCATTGTGACACCACCACTGACAAGCGTTTGAGCTGACTCGATGCGCTATCTGCCGCAACATTCACAGCCCAAGTTGAAGTTGGATAACTGCTCAGATCCGATTTGACAGCTATGGTCATGCAGTTCGTACCGGGGTATAAATTGTAAGTAGTAGATAGCTAAATGCACAGAGGAATATCGCACGGCATAGGATTAGCATTCGCACGCGACGACTTTTTCCTATTATTATTAGTAGGGACGGAGGATTGTGGGGACGGAGAGACGCCGCCGCCGGTCCGCGCCGACACTTTGAATTCAGGGAAATGTGACGTGTTTAGTAAAATAAATTCCCGTTTAGGTAATTTCGACAGGTGTcagaaaaagagggaggagggtgggCGTCGAGGACAGGCGCGTCCCCCTCCCAGAGCACCAGCATTTCTCACATTCGctcatttcttccttcctcctcccttccttcctaccAGCTTATTCTTCCTGTTCCTGCCCTCTACCATACTATCTATACTCACTTGTGCCACCCACAATTACAGCACGGCCATTGCCACCGCGCCTCGCCTTCCGCCTACAGCGACAGTTACGACCAGCATCCCACGGCAGGCCAATCACTACGCGTCTTGAACAGCTTTTTTCATCGCGGCCGTTCATCGGGCTTTCAACCTTTCGtcccatttcttcttcttcgacagcACATCCGCGCGTCTACCGCACAGATCGGGACATCCGTATAGACATACAAACGCGTCTGCTATACTGGAGCACGGCTCTTCTGCCCAGTATGTTCTGCCCGTCATTTTTTGCCGCTCCACCATTCGACGCGTCTCTACTAGAAAGCTGATCAATCCTTTCCTCCGCAGATAACATCTGCTCGAGTTTACAGCCCCGCTGGACGGGAAGAGTAACACCGTCTATTTACAATCTCGAGCAACTTTTTCGCAAATGTCACGTCCTACGAGCTCGGACTCTCAACATTCTGGCGGCATGTCTTCCCACAATGTCATTCAGAATGAAATGTAAGTTTTCGACGCGTCTTTCCGTCCTCCACTCGACTTGTGGCTCACCTTCTCTAGGGCCCATGAAAATAGTTTCATGACCACTCCCACATCCGCATCTTATCATACTCAAGTCTATTACGCCGACCCTTACGCGCACGCGTCATTCCAACAGTACCAGGGGAGCGCGTATGGTGGAGAGATGCGAGAGCATATGATTACGCCGTACGGTGGGCATCAGGTGGCTCAAGGAAGAATTGTGATGCCGATGCATGGTCAGCCATTGCATCGGTCGCCCAATGGCGCGTACGAAGAGTTCGAGTTCACGCCCTTTGTGTCAGAGGAGGAGACCACACCGTATCTGCAGGTGCCTGAGAGGTATCACACCATGGTCCAGTCGCCCAGCATGGCTATGGGCCAATTCACCCATCCGCTGTCACCTGTCGACCAGATGACAATGGACCAACAACATCATTTTCAGCGAAGTAACTCGTTGGGCAATCAACCTCAACAGTTCATGGTTCAACCTGGCCGCCCACAACGGCCCAAGCTCCAAACTAGCCAATCTATGATCGTACCCACGCGGTCCAGTTCCCAATCTTCTATGCAGCGGCCAGGAATGACGCGGCACGCATCTCTTCGGGGCACGACGCGCCCCGATAGTCCGTATGTGGCCGGAGACGTTTTCGATCACGTCCCTGGGCAGTTGGAAGAATCGCCAATTTACCAGCCAATCCCTCCTCAGGATCCGTCTTGGGAGCTTTCTGCGTTTGAACCTAATGTGAGCAAAACTTTGGTTTAAACATACGCGCACTAATAACTTGCTATAGTATGCCAACGGCCAGGGTATCTCACCCGCTCGTGCTTTGGGTCCCGCGCCTCCGCAACCGCAGCGCTTCTCTCCACGCCACGATGAGTTGATGGTTACCCCTCAGGCAAACAAGATTGCATACTCTGAGCACcctccatcatccgccATCTCCACTGCTGCATCTACATCCTCCAGCTTTTCAGTCACTATGAAGCACCAACGACGCGAATTTGACAGtagcgatgatgagcaagaaGGTCGTACGCGTAAACCATTGCCTCCGCGCACCGTCAAGTCGcgccaagaagaaaagcttcctcctcctcccctccctcttcccacGCGTGCTCCTCCGAAGGCGTCAAGTGCACGGGCGGCCGTCAAGCCTGCAAAGGTTGCCGAAGACCCCGGCGTCGAAGGTATACCTCCAGGGCCGCGATCACACGAACGGCCTGGTCCATCTTTTGCTTGCATCATCGGTCAAGCCATTTTATCGTGCAAGGCTGGCGGCCTTTCGCTCGAGCATATTTACCGTTATGTTGAAACCGCTTATCCCTACTTCAAATCTGGCGACAACGCGTGGCGTAACTCGGTCCGACACAATTTATCTATCCACAAAATGTTTGAGACCATCCCTCGCACTGAAAAGTTTCCTCCTGGTAAGGGCGGTATTTGGATTATTcacgaggatgaaaagtGCCACTGGCCAGCGCAGGACAAGTTTATCAAAAATTTTCCTCCTGGTCACCCTCATCACGACGTGTGTCGTCAGACGCTGCATGAGAggcaaaaggaaaaggacgCTATGGAGAAGGCCgcgagggaagggagggtgTATGTACccaaaaagggaaagaagagaagaaagcaaatgttgaaagaagaattggaGGCTGAGGTGGCTAAGCGGTTAATCATTGAAAATCCAGGAGCTGTGCCTGGCGAGCAAagggttgaggaagaaaaggaacaGACACCCGAGCCTGCCGAACAAGAGACTATTAGTGAAGAGCCTGTTGCTACCGAGCCTGAAGCTCGACCAGCTCCCGAACCTGAACCTACTACCAAAGTCGAAATAGCCCCCAAGCCTGAAACCAAAAAGAACACACCCATGCCACCTCCTGCTGCCAAGCTTGGAAAGTGGGCCCTGCCTCCGCCTCCTGTGGATCccaaaggaaagagaaaacagGCAGAGTCTGAAGATGATCCCCTCTTTTCCACCTCCAAGCGCGTCCGTATGGCTGAGCCTCTTGCCCCTATCCATCCATTCCCTCAAGAGACTGTACCAGGCAAGGCTGAAAAGTATGACGCGTCATTTGTCACTCCCGAAAGGGAAAGGCCCATCCCTAATGGTAGCAAACTCTTGTCAAGCGCGAGTGATTTCAAGACACCCGCCCTTGTccaatcatcttcatcaccagGATCTCCACCTATGCCTGCCACCGTTACCCGTCCAACCCACCACCCCAGCACTCTGCAACAAGCATGGACACATGATGACATGTCACAGACCCCTCCTCGCGATTCATCACCTGCTAGACCAATGCTTGATGCGGCATTTGATTTGAAGCCCAAGTCATTACGTACAAAGCAAGTCGCGCAAGAGGATGAATTCCCACATTCTCACACTCACCTCGCTTCCCCTCCGCATCCTCGTGGGCCTCCCAAGACACCTGTCACACGCTCTTCGGCAGCCGCAGACAAAACTCAGACTCCCCGCTTACATCATCGCAAAACACCAAGCATGTCAACCGTCACCCCTGTCGCCTTCCGAGATAGCCCTGGTCTTCCGCCACCAACGTCAAGTGCTTTACTTTCTACACCCATGTGGGAGATTGGCGGATGCCTGGATAGGCTGAAAGATCATTTTGCGCCTTCACCCACATCCAGTATTCACCCTATCCGATCACCTGCCCCGCCAACAAGTCCTACAAGGTATgcgatgatgttgatggaGACTGGCAGTTCTccaagaaaagggaagagtgCAAGCTAAGTGTTGAACGGCCGCTCGCCCTGGTCGGTGAGTAGAGAGACGTGTGATTGAAGGAAGGGCGATGGACAAGGATTTTGTTatgatttctttttctcgtTTTTGGCATTTATATATCATGACCCCCATAATATACATGGCTAGATACCACTtcgtttttcttttccataGTGACTAATTTGTAGCTTAGCGAGCGTACTCAGCGTTACGTACGAGTACATACAatcttttcatctcttgAACAATACTCCATAACCACCCATTTCGCCCTCAAGAATATAGTTTAGCAGTTTGATTGTGTTGTTGATTTTTTGTCGATTGCCAGACCCGGCCACCATGCATAGAGTCTTATGTGAAATTATTGGGCATTTGCTTTGTTTGGCTCTAATCATGACAAATGCAAGAAAAACAACTACTATAATGAAGCTCTAATGAAACCTTCCAAACCGCCGTTGACCCATAATTCTTGCACACTCCTACCAACCTTGGCGGCAGGATAAgtcttctccccttcctcacccATGCTAACGGTCACCAGCCCTCTTTGAGAGTCCACCTTGATTTTCCAGCCCTGAGGGACGACAGTCAACTTGCCGTCCTTGCCACCCCTGTTCCTCACTCCGTCCTTGGCAAATCTCTCCGTCATGTCCTTGATCAAGCTAGGAGATTCGATAAGAATCAGACCGTTGTTGATGGAGTTTCTCTTGAAAATGTCACCGAAAGAACCGCAGATAACGAGAGGGATACCGGCGTTCTTGATGGCGGTGGCAGCTTGTTCACGGGATGAACCGGTACCAAAGTTGTAAccagaaagaaggatggcgccgggaagagtggagggtgaagaagcaGTGGGGAGGGTGGTACGGAGTTCACGGGCGGTAGCAGCAAAAGTGGGGTCATAGTTTTCTAAACAAAACAGTCAGCTCTCTTCCAAAGAAAAGCATGCGTAACATCTCGCTTACCCATGACAACCTCGGCTTGTCGCTCAGGGGTGATATCATCCTGATAAGTGTACTTTCCAGGGTACATTCCGTCGGTCGTCAAGTTATCTTGAGGGGCAAAAAGAAGTGGACCCTCAAAGTAGGCAGGGAAACCTTTGAGCAATGGCTCAAGAGAAGCCTCGTCAACCTCAACAGGCTTCTCCTCACCAGCAGCACCTTCCTCGATGATAGAGAACTTGGGTTGTTCGTATTGAGGAAGTTGATTGAGGTCCATAGAGTCGGGGCCGCAAATGACACCCTTGGCAGCAGAGGCAGCGACGACAGCAGGGGAGGCAAGGTAGGCGATGGCATCGGGGCTACCCATACGACCTTTGTAGTTTCTGTTCGTGGCACTGATACCCACTTCACCCTTCTCAAGGAGACCGACACCAAGACCAATACAAGGACCGCAGCCTGCAGGGAGAGTTTTGGCACCTGCGTCAATCAAAGTTTGCCAATCACCGGTAGCTTCGGCATCTTCCTGGACTCGACTAGAGGCGGCGGCAATGTAAAATTCAACACCGGGGgcaaccttctttcctcgtAAAACTTGAGCGGCAGAGGCAATGTCAGACGCTCGAGAATTGGTACACGAGACCAGGTAAGCCTTGTTGAtagggatgggaggatCGAGAAGCTTAGGGAGAGCGGTGGCAACCTTGACAGAGTTAGGACCTGAGACATGAGGAACAAGAGTGGAAAGATCGAGGGAAAGGCGAGCAGCATAATGGGCTCCGGGGTCAGCAACGACTTTGTTGGTCATAGCGTCATTGAGGCGGGCGGCATTAAGACGAGGGTGGACCTCAGCGCCGGTTGTGGAAGGGACTGTGGGGCTGATGAACTTTCGCAACTCCGCTTTTCGGAGGATGCCCTGGTACCACTCTTTGAGCTTGTCGTCAACGGGGAACACACCAGCAACAGCTCCCCATTCGGTAGTCATATTGGCAATAGTGAGACGTTCGTCAATGGACAAGTGCTCGACCCCAGAACCGGTAAATTCGATAGCGGCATTGAGGACTTCGTCCTTGTTGAAAAGACCAGCGAGAGCAACGATAACGTCCTTACCTGTCACGCCAGGAGATAATCGGCCGTCGAGAGAAACGGAGACGATTCGAGGGATTTGCCACCAGAACTTGCCTGTAGCCCAAATACCACTACACGACTTTAGCTTGATGACTATAAGATGGATACTGGTTCGAACTCACGCGGCATCAGTCCTGACAATCGCAGTACCCAAACATCCGACGCCACCGTAGTGGTTGGAATGACTATCACTTGCAACCACCATCTTTCCCGGCCAGGCATAACCCTCCTCGACGATGATCTGGTGACCAATACCTCGACCAGCAGGGTAAAAGTCAACACCGTGCTCCTTGGCAAAAGCCTGAATCTTCTTGTACTTCTTCTGGTTAGTTTCAGATTGGTTTTGCACGTCGTGATCAAGGGCAAAAACCGGTTGTCGAGGGTTGTCGAGCCTGGagcaggagagagagagaaactTGGAAATGACGGGACCAGTGTTGTCATGGGTCATCCTTCAAGTATACCATCAGCACATCTCCTAGCAGCACTTTTAAAAGGATATACGTACACATGCTCTGGCTTGATCATGACATAGTCCCCAGCACGAACTTTAACACCCTCTGAGAGACCGACAGCGTACTTTTGGACGATTTTTTCAACGAGTGTCTGGGGGGTGGAAACGGTTGCGTAGAACCTGCCTCTTGCACCAAGGGCCCATGCTGGGGCTGAGAGCCTTGCGAGTCGTGGGATTGCGACCATTACACACGATTTGCGATGTcaacaaaagaagaaaaaaaaaaggtgatAAAACGATAAATATTTTGAGTCGCCTCCGATCGCCTCCACCCAGTCCAATCATTGGACACCCTTTTCATACAATTTTCCATCTGCGCTCTCCATCCCATTTCTACACAGAAAACACTATGGAACACATCACAGATATTCAGGCAGGTCCGAGCAAGCTGAAGGCTTCTCAGACTCCCCAGAAGAAACCAAGAAAATCCACCCCTTCAACTCCTGTAATCAACGACGATGGTGACGACTCTG
This genomic interval carries:
- a CDS encoding hepatocyte nuclear factor codes for the protein MSRPTSSDSQHSGGMSSHNVIQNEMAHENSFMTTPTSASYHTQVYYADPYAHASFQQYQGSAYGGEMREHMITPYGGHQVAQGRIVMPMHGQPLHRSPNGAYEEFEFTPFVSEEETTPYLQVPERYHTMVQSPSMAMGQFTHPLSPVDQMTMDQQHHFQRSNSLGNQPQQFMVQPGRPQRPKLQTSQSMIVPTRSSSQSSMQRPGMTRHASLRGTTRPDSPYVAGDVFDHVPGQLEESPIYQPIPPQDPSWELSAFEPNYANGQGISPARALGPAPPQPQRFSPRHDELMVTPQANKIAYSEHPPSSAISTAASTSSSFSVTMKHQRREFDSSDDEQEGRTRKPLPPRTVKSRQEEKLPPPPLPLPTRAPPKASSARAAVKPAKVAEDPGVEGIPPGPRSHERPGPSFACIIGQAILSCKAGGLSLEHIYRYVETAYPYFKSGDNAWRNSVRHNLSIHKMFETIPRTEKFPPGKGGIWIIHEDEKCHWPAQDKFIKNFPPGHPHHDVCRQTLHERQKEKDAMEKAAREGRVYVPKKGKKRRKQMLKEELEAEVAKRLIIENPGAVPGEQRVEEEKEQTPEPAEQETISEEPVATEPEARPAPEPEPTTKVEIAPKPETKKNTPMPPPAAKLGKWALPPPPVDPKGKRKQAESEDDPLFSTSKRVRMAEPLAPIHPFPQETVPGKAEKYDASFVTPERERPIPNGSKLLSSASDFKTPALVQSSSSPGSPPMPATVTRPTHHPSTLQQAWTHDDMSQTPPRDSSPARPMLDAAFDLKPKSLRTKQVAQEDEFPHSHTHLASPPHPRGPPKTPVTRSSAAADKTQTPRLHHRKTPSMSTVTPVAFRDSPGLPPPTSSALLSTPMWEIGGCLDRLKDHFAPSPTSSIHPIRSPAPPTSPTRYAMMLMETGSSPRKGKSAS
- a CDS encoding homoaconitase, mitochondrial; protein product: MVAIPRLARLSAPAWALGARGRFYATVSTPQTLVEKIVQKYAVGLSEGVKVRAGDYVMIKPEHVMTHDNTGPVISKFLSLSCSRLDNPRQPVFALDHDVQNQSETNQKKYKKIQAFAKEHGVDFYPAGRGIGHQIIVEEGYAWPGKMVVASDSHSNHYGGVGCLGTAIVRTDAAGIWATGKFWWQIPRIVSVSLDGRLSPGVTGKDVIVALAGLFNKDEVLNAAIEFTGSGVEHLSIDERLTIANMTTEWGAVAGVFPVDDKLKEWYQGILRKAELRKFISPTVPSTTGAEVHPRLNAARLNDAMTNKVVADPGAHYAARLSLDLSTLVPHVSGPNSVKVATALPKLLDPPIPINKAYLVSCTNSRASDIASAAQVLRGKKVAPGVEFYIAAASSRVQEDAEATGDWQTLIDAGAKTLPAGCGPCIGLGVGLLEKGEVGISATNRNYKGRMGSPDAIAYLASPAVVAASAAKGVICGPDSMDLNQLPQYEQPKFSIIEEGAAGEEKPVEVDEASLEPLLKGFPAYFEGPLLFAPQDNLTTDGMYPGKYTYQDDITPERQAEVVMENYDPTFAATARELRTTLPTASSPSTLPGAILLSGYNFGTGSSREQAATAIKNAGIPLVICGSFGDIFKRNSINNGLILIESPSLIKDMTERFAKDGVRNRGGKDGKLTVVPQGWKIKVDSQRGLVTVSMGEEGEKTYPAAKVGRSVQELWVNGGLEGFIRASL